The Desulfosporosinus acidiphilus SJ4 genome has a window encoding:
- a CDS encoding IS110 family transposase, which translates to MSLFVGIDVSSNDFKVRILDERGNEPVKRLRVLNDQPGCEQVARYLSEACNKENEDRLVIGLEATSVYSWPLQMFLAEDHCLAPLQPQIYSFNPKVVANFKKAYVDLPKNDWIDAWVIAERLRFGRLPEGSQVDFRYLPLQRLTRFRCHLIEMISREKNYFLTNLFLKFSTLAQGTVFSNTFSATSESLTLEFFSPEEVAARPLDELIDFLMEKGRSHFEDPESKARELKEAARKAHRLRGSLLQPINLILATSIETIHALEKQVKKIDKAIEAEIRHFPNTLITIPGIGPVLSAGIIAEIGDIRRFPNEGALAKFIGLTWRSHQSGDFTADDTPLTRTGNTYLRSYIIQAANLVRQKEPEYKAFYQRKFSESKTHHHRRALVLTARKLVRMVDALLRSNQIYMPHGNRGIAN; encoded by the coding sequence TTGAGTTTATTTGTCGGTATAGATGTGAGTTCCAACGATTTTAAAGTGCGAATCTTAGATGAGCGTGGTAATGAACCTGTTAAAAGGCTAAGGGTTTTGAATGATCAGCCTGGTTGTGAGCAAGTTGCCCGATATCTCTCTGAAGCCTGTAATAAAGAAAATGAGGATCGGCTGGTTATTGGTTTAGAGGCCACTTCCGTATACAGTTGGCCGTTACAAATGTTCTTAGCGGAAGACCATTGTTTAGCACCTTTACAACCCCAAATTTATTCCTTTAACCCCAAGGTCGTTGCTAATTTCAAAAAGGCTTATGTGGACCTTCCGAAGAACGACTGGATTGATGCCTGGGTCATTGCCGAACGTTTACGCTTCGGCCGGCTTCCGGAGGGCTCTCAGGTCGATTTCCGCTACTTACCGTTACAGCGACTCACTCGCTTTCGTTGTCATCTGATCGAAATGATCTCCAGAGAGAAGAATTATTTCCTCACGAACTTGTTCTTAAAGTTTAGCACTCTTGCCCAAGGTACGGTTTTTAGTAATACTTTCAGCGCTACTTCTGAATCCTTGACACTTGAGTTTTTTTCTCCAGAAGAGGTTGCGGCTCGACCGCTTGATGAACTGATTGATTTCCTCATGGAGAAAGGAAGAAGTCATTTCGAGGATCCGGAATCCAAAGCCAGAGAGTTGAAGGAAGCCGCTCGCAAGGCCCATCGACTACGTGGAAGCCTATTGCAACCAATTAACCTTATCCTGGCCACGAGCATCGAAACCATCCACGCTTTGGAGAAGCAGGTAAAGAAAATCGATAAGGCGATCGAAGCTGAAATCAGGCATTTCCCTAATACGCTCATTACCATTCCCGGTATTGGCCCTGTGCTTTCAGCTGGTATTATTGCTGAGATTGGAGACATCCGCCGTTTTCCGAATGAAGGAGCCTTAGCAAAGTTTATTGGGCTAACCTGGCGTTCTCACCAGTCCGGTGATTTTACAGCCGATGACACGCCCTTAACTCGAACTGGCAACACCTACTTGCGAAGTTATATCATCCAGGCTGCTAACCTAGTACGCCAAAAAGAGCCGGAGTACAAAGCCTTCTACCAACGTAAATTCTCGGAAAGTAAGACTCACCATCATCGCCGTGCTCTCGTGCTTACTGCACGCAAACTCGTCCGTATGGTTGATGCTCTGCTACGCAGCAACCAAATCTATATGCCACATGGCAATAGGGGGATTGCAAACTAG